In Arachis stenosperma cultivar V10309 chromosome 1, arast.V10309.gnm1.PFL2, whole genome shotgun sequence, one DNA window encodes the following:
- the LOC130945231 gene encoding U-box domain-containing protein 44-like isoform X1 — protein sequence MTSPAPVLHSIRASLSDLCAPPPDPRRPFHNPRCFSAFARRLQIVLDQLLLLLPPTPPLPVQTALKGIAGDLSKAAETVSLYENASKIFVLLNCKTLCSSLQERTAAISGWLALLDSGVEEFPELRKKVSDLSRDMKLAQFRVTENEERMLCALEKEGQGRDTSKAVQSAIMMDLARAFGVDPDDHAELLTQVNLFKDDALRSKSVLETRILASLERILKNWSVEPAIVTRNMDFDIEDDDDANAPIMPFKNFLCPLTKEVMTDPVVVLESSQTYERTAVEYWFSRCIENGIDPICPVTGTVLKSLELKPNIGLAGAIEEWIGRVVEYQVKSAAQHLIEEPLSIDQVERALDNIYKVSEEHPTSRYVIRNAGIVVLIVTVLSKNSKTIGSRLRSKVLMTLLSIAKDEESRKIMLERGITRLAIHSLIGNSEKEREYAVKLLSEFCNDEDCCVRIALEKGALVLLSSMAGNLEYPSLSNLAEEVLKKMERVEANVQCLAAAGRFEPLLSRLRDGSDGVKIEMASLVGRMTLTNSCKEQIARDGARVFVELLSNPEGMGPSLQALYNLSGLDDNAAILVESSVLPSLLEILFNEQDPSCEFKSLAASTIANIVSKPGNWELASADKKGNPMQSENIVFGLLGILNYVSSECQVTILRILCGITSSPQASESVAMQIMSGGSFRMVVPFLQHSEIEHRLLAFKLTRQLSEWCSQDLTNELRLSNTLTILEDKLLDNQSTNDERSEAAQILANLSLSEAEVKTLLGDNFVEWSVTTLKNQRRVTNARFSHSGMQEGLLGLLLHYSKNLDQQTLNVITGNRLMSVFCEQLDYTSKPKVKRLAAIGLKNLSELGSLRNTDREFGVGQSSSSSLFCSYLVFMCGKASNQPSTCPIHNIPCDNSTQLCLHKTNSIKPLVDLLSDNDTSVQVAAVDALSTLLLDYHSRSFKRTVDELEHLGVVDSVITLFTEVRSGELQEKTIWIIEKILRVENHSQRYALNQPLVRGLVEAFKHGNSNTRKHAQDALTLLKQLSGISGKESSQSRSRR from the exons ATGACCTCTCCTGCACCCGTCCTCCACTCCATCCGCGCCTCCCTCTCCGACCTCTGCGCTCCACCGCCGGATCCACGCCGTCCCTTCCACAACCCCCGCTGCTTCTCGGCGTTCGCTCGCCGCCTCCAGATAGTCCTCGATCAACTCCTCCTCTTACTCCCGCCCACTCCACCACTGCCCGTTCAGACGGCGCTGAAAGGCATTGCCGGCGACCTATCCAAGGCGGCGGAAACTGTGTCGTTGTACGAAAACGCGAGCAAGATCTTCGTTTTGTTGAACTGCAAAACGCTGTGCTCGTCGCTGCAAGAACGAACCGCCGCTATTTCGGGGTGGCTGGCGTTGCTTGATTCGGGGGTTGAGGAGTTCCCTGAGCTTCGAAAGAAGGTCTCCGATCTTAGCAGAGACATGAAGCTCGCACAATTTAGG GTCACAGAGAATGAAGAGAGGATGCTGTGTGCATTGGAGAAGGAAGGGCAAGGGAGAGATACAAGCAAAGCAGTGCAGAGTGCCATTATGATGGATTTGGCTCGTGCTTTTGGGGTCGATCCTGATGATCATGCTGAGTTACTCACGCAAGTGAACCTCTTCAAAGACGATGCCTTGCGCTCCAAGTCGGTCCTCGAGACAAGAATTTTGGCTTCCCTGGAGAGAATTCTTAAGAACTGGTCCGTCGAACCTGCCATAGTGACCCGGAATATGGACTTTGATattgaagatgatgatgatgctaaTGCTCCAATTATGCCCTTCAAAAATTTCCTTTGCCCATTGACCAAGGAAGTGATGACAGACCCTGTTGTGGTGCTGGAGTCCTCTCAGACCTATGAGAGGACTGCAGTTGAGTACTGGTTTTCGAGGTGCATTGAGAATGGCATCGACCCCATTTGTCCGGTTACTGGAACCGTTCTTAAGTCCTTGGAGCTGAAGCCCAACATTGGCTTGGCAGGGGCAATTGAGGAGTGGATTGGCAGGGTTGTTGAATATCAAGTGAAATCTGCAGCACAGCATCTGATTGAAGAACCGTTGTCTATTGATCAGGTCGAGCGAGCGCTGGATAATATTTATAAGGTTTCTGAAGAACACCCCACTAGCAGATATGTTATCAGGAATGCTGGCATTGTGGTATTGATAGTGACTGTTCTTAGCAAGAACTCTAAGACTATTGGATCGCGTTTGAGAAGCAAAGTTCTAATGACTTTACTTAGCATAGCCAAGGACGAAGAAAGCAGG AAAATAATGCTTGAAAGGGGTATCACTAGATTGGCTATACATAGTCTTATTGGGAACTctgagaaagagagagagtaTGCTGTCAAGTTGTTATCAGAGTTCTGCAACGACGAAGATTGTTGCGTAAGAATTGCATTGGAGAAAGGTGCATTAGTTCTTCTGTCAAGTATGGCTGGAAATCTGGAATATCCCTCTCTGTCTAATTTAGCTGAGGAAGTCTTAAAGAAGATGGAGAGAGTGGAAGCTAATGTTCAATGCTTGGCAGCAGCTGGAAGATTTGAACCATTACTTTCACGGTTACGTGATG GTTCTGATGGCGTTAAGATAGAGATGGCCTCTTTGGTGGGAAGGATGACATTGACAAATAGCTGTAAAGAACAAATTGCTAGGGACGGCGCCAGAGTATTTGTCGAATTGTTGTCTAATCCAGAAGGAATGGGACCAAGTTTGCAAGCATTATATAACTTGTCTGGATTGGATGACAATGCAGCCATCCTTGTTGAGTCTTCAGTCCTTCCATCTCTTCTGGAAATTCTTTTCAATGAGCAGGATCCTTCATGTGAGTTTAAGTCATTAGCTGCTTCAACAATTGCAAATATAGTTTCAAAGCCAGGGAATTGGGAGCTAGCATCTGCTGACAAGAAGGGAAATCCAATGCAGTCGGAAAATATTGTTTTCGGACTTTTGGGGATCTTAAACTATGTGTCCTCTGAATGTCAAGTGACCATTCTTCGCATTCTCTGCGGGATTACTTCATCTCCTCAAGCATCAG AGTCGGTAGCCATGCAAATCATGTCTGGTGGTAGCTTTAGAATGGTCGTGCCATTTCTTCAACACTCGGAAATCGAACACAGACTCTTGGCTTTTAAGCTTACCAGACAACTATCCGAATGGTGTAGTCAAGATCTAACAAACGAGCTAAGGCTTTCAAACACACTTACCATTCTTGAAGATAAACTATTAGATAACCAATCAACAAACGATGAGAGATCAGAAGCAGCACAGATACTCGCCAACCTTTCGCTCTCAGAAGCTGAAGTGAAGACACTTTTAGGAGACAACTTTGTGGAATGGAGTGTAACTACTCTGAAAAACCAGAGGCGTGTTACAAATGCAAGGTTTTCACACTCTGGCATGCAGGAAGGCCTTCTTGGACTCTTGCTTCACTATTCTAAAAACCTTGATCAACAAACTCTTAATGTAATCACAGGAAATCGCCTCATGTCAGTTTTCTGCGAGCAGCTGGACTATACCTCGAAACCAAAGGTAAAACGCCTTGCTGCCATTGGCTTAAAAAACTTGTCAGAGCTCGGAAGCTTGCGCAATACGGATAGAGAGTTTGGAGTTGGACAATCATCTTCTAGCAGCTTATTCTGTTCTTACCTTGTCTTCATGTGTGGGAAAGCTTCTAATCAACCTTCCACATGTCCCATTCACAACATCCCTTGCGACAACTCCACTCAACTGTGCCTCCACAAGACCAATTCTATCAAGCCATTGGTTGATCTCCTAAGTGACAACGACACAAGTGTTCAGGTCGCCGCTGTGGATGCACTATCTACTCTCCTTTTAGATTACCATTCGCGTAGTTTCAAAAGAACTGTTGATGAGCTTGAGCATCTAGGCGTGGTTGATTCAGTGATCACTCTTTTCACGGAGGTTCGATCTGGGGAGCTTCAGGAGAAGACAATTTGGATAATAGAGAAAATACTGAGAGTGGAGAATCATAGCCAAAGATATGCACTCAATCAGCCTCTTGTGAGAGGCTTGGTTGAAGCATTCAAGCATGGGAATAGCAacacaaggaagcatgctcaAGATGCTCTAACACTCCTTAAGCAGTTATCAGGTATTAGTGGTAAGGAATCAAGTCAATCTAGATCTAGGAGATAG
- the LOC130945231 gene encoding U-box domain-containing protein 44-like isoform X2, producing the protein MLCALEKEGQGRDTSKAVQSAIMMDLARAFGVDPDDHAELLTQVNLFKDDALRSKSVLETRILASLERILKNWSVEPAIVTRNMDFDIEDDDDANAPIMPFKNFLCPLTKEVMTDPVVVLESSQTYERTAVEYWFSRCIENGIDPICPVTGTVLKSLELKPNIGLAGAIEEWIGRVVEYQVKSAAQHLIEEPLSIDQVERALDNIYKVSEEHPTSRYVIRNAGIVVLIVTVLSKNSKTIGSRLRSKVLMTLLSIAKDEESRKIMLERGITRLAIHSLIGNSEKEREYAVKLLSEFCNDEDCCVRIALEKGALVLLSSMAGNLEYPSLSNLAEEVLKKMERVEANVQCLAAAGRFEPLLSRLRDGSDGVKIEMASLVGRMTLTNSCKEQIARDGARVFVELLSNPEGMGPSLQALYNLSGLDDNAAILVESSVLPSLLEILFNEQDPSCEFKSLAASTIANIVSKPGNWELASADKKGNPMQSENIVFGLLGILNYVSSECQVTILRILCGITSSPQASESVAMQIMSGGSFRMVVPFLQHSEIEHRLLAFKLTRQLSEWCSQDLTNELRLSNTLTILEDKLLDNQSTNDERSEAAQILANLSLSEAEVKTLLGDNFVEWSVTTLKNQRRVTNARFSHSGMQEGLLGLLLHYSKNLDQQTLNVITGNRLMSVFCEQLDYTSKPKVKRLAAIGLKNLSELGSLRNTDREFGVGQSSSSSLFCSYLVFMCGKASNQPSTCPIHNIPCDNSTQLCLHKTNSIKPLVDLLSDNDTSVQVAAVDALSTLLLDYHSRSFKRTVDELEHLGVVDSVITLFTEVRSGELQEKTIWIIEKILRVENHSQRYALNQPLVRGLVEAFKHGNSNTRKHAQDALTLLKQLSGISGKESSQSRSRR; encoded by the exons ATGCTGTGTGCATTGGAGAAGGAAGGGCAAGGGAGAGATACAAGCAAAGCAGTGCAGAGTGCCATTATGATGGATTTGGCTCGTGCTTTTGGGGTCGATCCTGATGATCATGCTGAGTTACTCACGCAAGTGAACCTCTTCAAAGACGATGCCTTGCGCTCCAAGTCGGTCCTCGAGACAAGAATTTTGGCTTCCCTGGAGAGAATTCTTAAGAACTGGTCCGTCGAACCTGCCATAGTGACCCGGAATATGGACTTTGATattgaagatgatgatgatgctaaTGCTCCAATTATGCCCTTCAAAAATTTCCTTTGCCCATTGACCAAGGAAGTGATGACAGACCCTGTTGTGGTGCTGGAGTCCTCTCAGACCTATGAGAGGACTGCAGTTGAGTACTGGTTTTCGAGGTGCATTGAGAATGGCATCGACCCCATTTGTCCGGTTACTGGAACCGTTCTTAAGTCCTTGGAGCTGAAGCCCAACATTGGCTTGGCAGGGGCAATTGAGGAGTGGATTGGCAGGGTTGTTGAATATCAAGTGAAATCTGCAGCACAGCATCTGATTGAAGAACCGTTGTCTATTGATCAGGTCGAGCGAGCGCTGGATAATATTTATAAGGTTTCTGAAGAACACCCCACTAGCAGATATGTTATCAGGAATGCTGGCATTGTGGTATTGATAGTGACTGTTCTTAGCAAGAACTCTAAGACTATTGGATCGCGTTTGAGAAGCAAAGTTCTAATGACTTTACTTAGCATAGCCAAGGACGAAGAAAGCAGG AAAATAATGCTTGAAAGGGGTATCACTAGATTGGCTATACATAGTCTTATTGGGAACTctgagaaagagagagagtaTGCTGTCAAGTTGTTATCAGAGTTCTGCAACGACGAAGATTGTTGCGTAAGAATTGCATTGGAGAAAGGTGCATTAGTTCTTCTGTCAAGTATGGCTGGAAATCTGGAATATCCCTCTCTGTCTAATTTAGCTGAGGAAGTCTTAAAGAAGATGGAGAGAGTGGAAGCTAATGTTCAATGCTTGGCAGCAGCTGGAAGATTTGAACCATTACTTTCACGGTTACGTGATG GTTCTGATGGCGTTAAGATAGAGATGGCCTCTTTGGTGGGAAGGATGACATTGACAAATAGCTGTAAAGAACAAATTGCTAGGGACGGCGCCAGAGTATTTGTCGAATTGTTGTCTAATCCAGAAGGAATGGGACCAAGTTTGCAAGCATTATATAACTTGTCTGGATTGGATGACAATGCAGCCATCCTTGTTGAGTCTTCAGTCCTTCCATCTCTTCTGGAAATTCTTTTCAATGAGCAGGATCCTTCATGTGAGTTTAAGTCATTAGCTGCTTCAACAATTGCAAATATAGTTTCAAAGCCAGGGAATTGGGAGCTAGCATCTGCTGACAAGAAGGGAAATCCAATGCAGTCGGAAAATATTGTTTTCGGACTTTTGGGGATCTTAAACTATGTGTCCTCTGAATGTCAAGTGACCATTCTTCGCATTCTCTGCGGGATTACTTCATCTCCTCAAGCATCAG AGTCGGTAGCCATGCAAATCATGTCTGGTGGTAGCTTTAGAATGGTCGTGCCATTTCTTCAACACTCGGAAATCGAACACAGACTCTTGGCTTTTAAGCTTACCAGACAACTATCCGAATGGTGTAGTCAAGATCTAACAAACGAGCTAAGGCTTTCAAACACACTTACCATTCTTGAAGATAAACTATTAGATAACCAATCAACAAACGATGAGAGATCAGAAGCAGCACAGATACTCGCCAACCTTTCGCTCTCAGAAGCTGAAGTGAAGACACTTTTAGGAGACAACTTTGTGGAATGGAGTGTAACTACTCTGAAAAACCAGAGGCGTGTTACAAATGCAAGGTTTTCACACTCTGGCATGCAGGAAGGCCTTCTTGGACTCTTGCTTCACTATTCTAAAAACCTTGATCAACAAACTCTTAATGTAATCACAGGAAATCGCCTCATGTCAGTTTTCTGCGAGCAGCTGGACTATACCTCGAAACCAAAGGTAAAACGCCTTGCTGCCATTGGCTTAAAAAACTTGTCAGAGCTCGGAAGCTTGCGCAATACGGATAGAGAGTTTGGAGTTGGACAATCATCTTCTAGCAGCTTATTCTGTTCTTACCTTGTCTTCATGTGTGGGAAAGCTTCTAATCAACCTTCCACATGTCCCATTCACAACATCCCTTGCGACAACTCCACTCAACTGTGCCTCCACAAGACCAATTCTATCAAGCCATTGGTTGATCTCCTAAGTGACAACGACACAAGTGTTCAGGTCGCCGCTGTGGATGCACTATCTACTCTCCTTTTAGATTACCATTCGCGTAGTTTCAAAAGAACTGTTGATGAGCTTGAGCATCTAGGCGTGGTTGATTCAGTGATCACTCTTTTCACGGAGGTTCGATCTGGGGAGCTTCAGGAGAAGACAATTTGGATAATAGAGAAAATACTGAGAGTGGAGAATCATAGCCAAAGATATGCACTCAATCAGCCTCTTGTGAGAGGCTTGGTTGAAGCATTCAAGCATGGGAATAGCAacacaaggaagcatgctcaAGATGCTCTAACACTCCTTAAGCAGTTATCAGGTATTAGTGGTAAGGAATCAAGTCAATCTAGATCTAGGAGATAG